The stretch of DNA CGGCCGGGGGGAGGAGACCACGTGAAGATCCTTATCGCCGACGACAATACTGACAATCTCTACTACCTGGAGGTCATGCTTAAGGCTGCGGGTCACGAGGTCGCAAGCGCGCGCAACGGCCGCGAGGCCCTCGATTACCTGTCCGGGACCCGGTGCGACCTCATCGTCTCCGACATCCTCATGCCCGAGATGGACGGGTTCCAGCTGTGCCGGGAGTGCAGGAAAAGTGAAGACCTCGACGCCATCCCTTTCATCTTTTACACCGCGACCTACACCGACGAGAAGGACAGGAAACTGGGGCTCAGCCTCGGCGCCGACGAATACCTCATCAAGCCCATGGAGCCCGATGAACTTCTCAGCGTCATCGACCGGGTGTGCGCGGAAGCGGCCGGGAAGCGCGAGGGCTCTCTTGCGGACGAAGAGGACTATCTGACGGA from Syntrophorhabdus sp. encodes:
- a CDS encoding response regulator — encoded protein: MKILIADDNTDNLYYLEVMLKAAGHEVASARNGREALDYLSGTRCDLIVSDILMPEMDGFQLCRECRKSEDLDAIPFIFYTATYTDEKDRKLGLSLGADEYLIKPMEPDELLSVIDRVCAEAAGKREGSLADEEDYLTEHNKRLIAKLEKKMAELEESTRELKRQVAERRQA